A single Hippopotamus amphibius kiboko isolate mHipAmp2 chromosome 5, mHipAmp2.hap2, whole genome shotgun sequence DNA region contains:
- the TONSL gene encoding tonsoku-like protein isoform X2 has translation MSLDRELRQLSKAKAKAQRSGQLREEAAACHQLGELLASHGCYAEALREHRQELQLLETADDPLGCAVAHRKIGERLAEMEDYSAALQHQHRYLELARSLSNHVEQQRAWATIGRTHLDIYDHHQSQDALLQAQGAFEKSLAIVDEKLQGSLAKRELSEMRTRLYLNLGLTCESLQQAALCNAYFKKSIFLAEQNHLYEDLFRARYNLGAIHWRQGQHSQAMRCLEGARECAHALKQGSMESECCLLLAQVLQDLGDFLAAKRALKKAYRLGSQTPLQKAVVCRTLKYVLAVVRLQQQLEESKESDPQGAMGICEQLGDLFSKAGDFPKAAAAYQKQVRAQAGAGGEGARLRATGCGTALASLSSPSQLRLAELLNRPGPELAVIHVSLATTLGDMKDHRQAVHHYEQELRLRGGNALEEAKTWLNIALSREEAGDAYEVLAPCFREAFSCAQRAQQPWLQRQVLRHLHTVQLRLQPQEAPDTEARLQELRVAEDEGDEGDEEDEEDHDALEAIEVELSESEDEADGSRQLEEDEELRGCWGQRRVSKWNRRNDVGETPLHRACIEGQLGRVQDLVRQGHPLNPRDYCGWTPLHEACNYGHLDVVRFLLDHGAAVDDPGGQGCEGITPLHDALNCGHFEVAELLVERGASVTLRTSKGHCPLETLQQWVTLYGKDLDRETREKAAAMERLLQAASLGQAPQSLPSNHLFDPETSPPSSPSPGPSEACQASARVSQGLAVPAVARPRRSRHKLASSSSSEGESCASPPRPTQKRLRHSGPSPQAAAQMPSPADDREAAAARAGCAAYRAAIRRVGSAQSCRLGPSALQGRSKAPGAPRAALIPEEDCLAGDWLEEDLPLTHRRRGSRPPRPQSSGDVSVHSASGSGRDPSPIRPRAQARQSQLPHLESWSALVRADEACSSAELPRSPDVPRALPTGEHPAAGQPSGRALPPPIRVRVRVQNNLFLIPVPQGEAHSVAWLAEQAAQRYYQASGLLPRLSLQKEGALLAPQDPIPDVLQSNEEVLAEVTSWDLPPLLDRYRRACQSPEQGEHQQVLQAMERQGSGPAFSACSLALRQAQLTPLLRALKLHSALRELRLAGNRLGDGCVAELLAALDTVPALTLLDLSSNHLGPEGLRQLAAGLPGQAALQNLEELDLSMNPLGDGCGQALASVLRACPWLRTLRLQACGFGPGFFLNHQVALGSAFQGAKCLETLSLSYNGLGAKALAQALRSLPAHRLLRLELSSVAASKSEPGLTEPVVSYLTKEGCALEHLSLSANHLDDESVRDLSRCLPVCPSLVSLDLSANPKISCAGLEELLSALQERPRGLSFLGLSGCAVQGPLGLGLWDKVMVQLQELQLCSRRLSVEDRDALHQMLPSQLGPKACTLDRGPKLFFKRL, from the exons ATGAGCCTGGACCGCGAGCTTCGCC AGCTGAgcaaggccaaggccaaggcccAGAGGAGCGGGCAGCTGCGGGAGGAGGCCGCCGCCTGCCACCAGCTAGGGGAGCTCCTGGCCAGCCATG GCTGCTACGCGGAGGCCCTGCGAGAGCACCGGCAAGAGCTGCAGCTCCTGGAGACCGCCGACGACCCTCTGGGCTGCGCCGTGGCCCACCGCAAGATCGGAGAGCGGCTGGCGGAGATGGAGGACTACTCGGCTGCGCTTCAG CACCAGCACCGCTACCTGGAGCTGGCACGATCCCTGTCCAACCATGTCGAGCAGCAGAGGGCCTGGGCCACCATTGGCCGCACCCACCTGGACATCTATGATCACCACCAGTCCCAGGATGCCTTGCTGCAGGCGCAGGGTGCCTTCGAGAAAAGCTTGGCTATCGTGGATGAGAAGCTGCAGG GTTCACTGGCCAAGCGAGAGCTGAGTGAGATGAGGACCCGACTGTACCTCAACCTGGGCCTTACGTGCGAGAGTCTGCAGCAGGCAGCCCTGTGCAATGCCTATTTCAAGAAGAGCATCTTCCTTGCCGA GCAGAACCACCTGTACGAGGACCTGTTTCGTGCCCGCTACAACCTGGGCGCCATCCACTGGCGGCAAGGGCAGCACTCGCAGGCCATGCGCTGCCTGGAGGGCGCGCGGGAGTGCGCGCACGCCCTGAAGCAGGGCTCCATGGAGAGCGAGTGCTGCCTGCTCCTCGCGCAG GTTCTCCAAGACCTGGGGGATTTTTTGGCTGCCAAGAGAGCTTTAAAGAAGGCATATCGGCTTGGCTCCCAGACGCCTTTGCAGAAGGCAGTGGTCTGCCGGACCCTCAAGTATG TGCTGGCCGTGGTCCggctgcagcagcagctggaggagTCCAAGGAGAGTGACCCCCAGGGTGCCATGGGCATCTGTGAGCAGCTGGGGGACCTGTTCTCCAAGGCGGGTGACTTCCCCAAGGCTGCTGCAGCCTACCAGAAGCAGGTGCGTgcccaggctggggcagggggcgagGGTGCCAGGCTGCGGGCCACGGGGTGTGGCACAGCGCTGGCCTCGCTGTCGTCGCCTTCCCAGCTGCGGTTGGCGGAGCTGCTCAACAGGCCGGGCCCCGAGCTGGCCGTCATCCACGTGTCCCTGGCCACCACCCTGGGGGACATGAAGGACCACCGCCAGGCCGTTCACCACTACGAACAGGAACTGAGGCTGCGGGGCGGCAACGCCCTGGAG GAGGCCAAGACCTGGTTGAACATCGCGCTGTCCCGCGAGGAGGCCGGGGACGCCTACGAGGTGCTGGCGCCGTGCTTCCGGGAGGCTTTCAGCTGCGCCCAGCGGGCTCAGCAGCCCTGGCTGCAG AGGCAGGTCTTACGGCACCTCCACACGGTGCAGCTGAGGCTGCAGCCCCAGGAGGCCCCTGACACGGAAGCCAGGCTGCAGGAGCTGAGAGTGGCTGAAGATGAGGGGGACGAGGGGgacgaggaggacgaggaggatcACGACGCCCTGGAGGCCATCGAGGTGGAGCTCTCAGAGAGTG AGGATGAAGCGGACGGGTCCCGGCAGCTGGAGGAGGACGAAGAGCTTCGGGGCTGCTGGGGCCAGCGGCGGGTGAGCAAG TGGAACCGGCGCAACGACGTGGGGGAGACCCCGCTGCACCGGGCCTGCATCGAGGGCCAGCTGGGCCGCGTCCAGGACCTCGTGAGGCAG GGCCACCCCCTGAACCCTCGGGACTACTGTGGTTGGACACCCCTGCACGAGGCCTGCAACTACGGGCACCTGG ACGTCGTCCGTTTCCTGCTGGACCACGGGGCCGCGGTGGATGACCCGGGTGGCCAGGGCTGTGAGGGCATCACGCCCTTGCACGATGCCCTCAACTGTGGCCACTTTGAGGTGGCCGAGCTGCTCGTTGAGCGAGGCGCATCGGTCACTCTCCGAACCAGCAAG GGCCACTGTCCGCTGGAGACGCTGCAGCAGTGGGTGACGCTGTACGGCAAGGACCTGGACCGCGAAACGCGAGAGAAGGCTGCTGCCATGGAGAGGCTGCTCCAGGCGGCCTCCTTGGGCCAAG CTCCCCAGAGCCTCCCAAGTAACCATCTTTTTGATCCTGAGACCTCTCCTCCCTCAAGTCCCAGTCCAGGACCCTCAGAGGCCTGTCAGGCCAGTGCCAGGGTTTCCCAGGGGCTGGCGGTGCCAGCTGTGGCCAGGCCTCGCAGGAGCAGGCACAAGCTGGCCAGCAGTAGCAGCTCGGAGGGCGAGAGCTGTGCAAGCCCACCCCGGCCAACGCAGAAGAGGCTCCGGCACTCTGGCCCGTCACCACAGGCCGCGGCCCAGATGCCCAGCCCCGCTGATGACAGGGAGGCAGCCGCAGCGCGTGCCGGCTGCGCAGCCTACCGAGCGGCCATCCGCAGAGTGGGCAGTGCCCAGAGCTGCCGCCTGGGCCCCAGCGCACTTCAAGGCCGCAGCAAGGCCCCTGGGGCCCCCCGGGCGGCGCTCATCCCTGAGGAGGACTGCTTGGCTGGGGACTGGCTGGAAGAGGACTTGCCACTGACCCACCGTCGCAGGGGcagccgcccgccccgcccccagagcAGCGGGGATGTCAGCGTACACAGTGCCTCAGGGTCAGGCAGAGACCCGAGTCCCATCAGGCCTCGGGCACAGGCCAGGCAGAGCCAGCTGCCCCATCTCGAGAGTTGGAGTGCACTGGTCAGAGCAGATGAAGCCTGCAGCTCAGCAGAGCTCCCACGGAGCCCCGACGTCCCCAGGGCCTTGCCCACTGGGGAGCACCCTGCAGCAGGCCAGCCCTCG GGTCGTGCCCTGCCGCCTCCCATCCGGGTTCGAGTTCGAGTTCAGAACAATCTCTTTCTCATCCCCGTTCCACAAGG GGAGGCCCACTCCGTGGCCTGGCTGGCCGAGCAGGCTGCCCAGCGTTACTACCAGGCCTCTGGGCTGCTGCCTCGGCTCTCCCTACAGAAAGAGGGGGCCCTGCTGGCCCCACAGGACCCCATCCCcgatgtgctgcagagcaacgaggag GTGCTGGCCGAGGTGACGTCCTGGGACCTCCCTCCGCTGCTGGATCGCTACCGCCGGGCCTGCCAGAGCCCGGAGCAAG GGGAGCACCAGCAGGTGCTGCAGGCCATGGAGCGGCAGGGCTCAGGACCCGCGTTCAGCGCCTGCTCCCTGGCGCTGCGCCAGGCCCAGCTCACCCCGCTGCTGCGGGCCCTGAAGCTGCACTCGGCGCTCCGGGAGCTGCGCCTGGCGGGGAACCGGCTGGGGGACGGGTGTGTCGCTGAGCTGCTGGCCGCCCTGGACACTGTGCCCGCCCTGACCCTCCTCGACCTCTCCTCCAATCACCTGGGCCCTGAAGGCCTGCGCCAGCTTGCTGCGGGCCTCCCGGGGCAGGCCGCCTTGCAG AACCTGGAAGAGCTGGACTTAAGCATGAACCCCCTCGGGGATGGCTGTGGCCAGGCCCTGGCCTCCGTCCTGCGGGCGTGCCCCTGGCTCCGCACCCTGCGCCTCCAGGCCTGTGGCTTTGGCCCTGGCTTCTTCCTGAACCACCAGGTGGCCCTGGGCAGTGCCTTCCAAG GCGCCAAGTGCCTGGAGACCCTGTCGCTGTCCTACAACGGCCTGGGCGCCAAGGCCCTGGCCCAGGCCCTGCGGAGCCTGCCAGCCCACCGCCTCCTGCGCCTGGAGCTGAGCTCTGTAGCCGCCAGCAAGAGTGAGCCAGGCCTCACGGAGCCCGTGGTCAGCTACCTGACCAAG GAAGGCTGCGCCCTGGAGCACCTGAGCCTATCGGCAAACCACCTGGACGACGAGTCTGTGAGAGATCTGAGCAG ATGTCTGCCTGTCTGCCCCTCCCTGGTCTCGCTGGACCTGTCTGCCAACCCCAAGATCAGCTGTGCCGGCCTGGAGGAGCTCCTGTCTGCCCTCCAAGAGCGGCCCCGAGGCCTCAGCTTCCTCGGCCTGTCAG GTTGTGCTGTCCAGGGccccctgggcctgggcctctggGACAAGGTTATGGTGCAGCTGCAGGAGTTGCAGCTGTGCAGCAGACGTCTCTCCGTCGAGGACCGGGATGCCCTGCACCAGATGCTGCCCAGCCAGCTGGGCCCCAAAGCGTGCACTCTGGACCGGGGCCCCAAGCTCTTCTTCAAGCGCCTCTGA
- the TONSL gene encoding tonsoku-like protein isoform X1: MSLDRELRQLSKAKAKAQRSGQLREEAAACHQLGELLASHGCYAEALREHRQELQLLETADDPLGCAVAHRKIGERLAEMEDYSAALQHQHRYLELARSLSNHVEQQRAWATIGRTHLDIYDHHQSQDALLQAQGAFEKSLAIVDEKLQGSLAKRELSEMRTRLYLNLGLTCESLQQAALCNAYFKKSIFLAEQNHLYEDLFRARYNLGAIHWRQGQHSQAMRCLEGARECAHALKQGSMESECCLLLAQVLQDLGDFLAAKRALKKAYRLGSQTPLQKAVVCRTLKYVLAVVRLQQQLEESKESDPQGAMGICEQLGDLFSKAGDFPKAAAAYQKQVRAQAGAGGEGARLRATGCGTALASLSSPSQLRLAELLNRPGPELAVIHVSLATTLGDMKDHRQAVHHYEQELRLRGGNALEEAKTWLNIALSREEAGDAYEVLAPCFREAFSCAQRAQQPWLQRQVLRHLHTVQLRLQPQEAPDTEARLQELRVAEDEGDEGDEEDEEDHDALEAIEVELSESEDEADGSRQLEEDEELRGCWGQRRVSKWNRRNDVGETPLHRACIEGQLGRVQDLVRQGHPLNPRDYCGWTPLHEACNYGHLDVVRFLLDHGAAVDDPGGQGCEGITPLHDALNCGHFEVAELLVERGASVTLRTSKGHCPLETLQQWVTLYGKDLDRETREKAAAMERLLQAASLGQAPQSLPSNHLFDPETSPPSSPSPGPSEACQASARVSQGLAVPAVARPRRSRHKLASSSSSEGESCASPPRPTQKRLRHSGPSPQAAAQMPSPADDREAAAARAGCAAYRAAIRRVGSAQSCRLGPSALQGRSKAPGAPRAALIPEEDCLAGDWLEEDLPLTHRRRGSRPPRPQSSGDVSVHSASGSGRDPSPIRPRAQARQSQLPHLESWSALVRADEACSSAELPRSPDVPRALPTGEHPAAGQPSGRALPPPIRVRVRVQNNLFLIPVPQGREAHSVAWLAEQAAQRYYQASGLLPRLSLQKEGALLAPQDPIPDVLQSNEEVLAEVTSWDLPPLLDRYRRACQSPEQGEHQQVLQAMERQGSGPAFSACSLALRQAQLTPLLRALKLHSALRELRLAGNRLGDGCVAELLAALDTVPALTLLDLSSNHLGPEGLRQLAAGLPGQAALQNLEELDLSMNPLGDGCGQALASVLRACPWLRTLRLQACGFGPGFFLNHQVALGSAFQGAKCLETLSLSYNGLGAKALAQALRSLPAHRLLRLELSSVAASKSEPGLTEPVVSYLTKEGCALEHLSLSANHLDDESVRDLSRCLPVCPSLVSLDLSANPKISCAGLEELLSALQERPRGLSFLGLSGCAVQGPLGLGLWDKVMVQLQELQLCSRRLSVEDRDALHQMLPSQLGPKACTLDRGPKLFFKRL; encoded by the exons ATGAGCCTGGACCGCGAGCTTCGCC AGCTGAgcaaggccaaggccaaggcccAGAGGAGCGGGCAGCTGCGGGAGGAGGCCGCCGCCTGCCACCAGCTAGGGGAGCTCCTGGCCAGCCATG GCTGCTACGCGGAGGCCCTGCGAGAGCACCGGCAAGAGCTGCAGCTCCTGGAGACCGCCGACGACCCTCTGGGCTGCGCCGTGGCCCACCGCAAGATCGGAGAGCGGCTGGCGGAGATGGAGGACTACTCGGCTGCGCTTCAG CACCAGCACCGCTACCTGGAGCTGGCACGATCCCTGTCCAACCATGTCGAGCAGCAGAGGGCCTGGGCCACCATTGGCCGCACCCACCTGGACATCTATGATCACCACCAGTCCCAGGATGCCTTGCTGCAGGCGCAGGGTGCCTTCGAGAAAAGCTTGGCTATCGTGGATGAGAAGCTGCAGG GTTCACTGGCCAAGCGAGAGCTGAGTGAGATGAGGACCCGACTGTACCTCAACCTGGGCCTTACGTGCGAGAGTCTGCAGCAGGCAGCCCTGTGCAATGCCTATTTCAAGAAGAGCATCTTCCTTGCCGA GCAGAACCACCTGTACGAGGACCTGTTTCGTGCCCGCTACAACCTGGGCGCCATCCACTGGCGGCAAGGGCAGCACTCGCAGGCCATGCGCTGCCTGGAGGGCGCGCGGGAGTGCGCGCACGCCCTGAAGCAGGGCTCCATGGAGAGCGAGTGCTGCCTGCTCCTCGCGCAG GTTCTCCAAGACCTGGGGGATTTTTTGGCTGCCAAGAGAGCTTTAAAGAAGGCATATCGGCTTGGCTCCCAGACGCCTTTGCAGAAGGCAGTGGTCTGCCGGACCCTCAAGTATG TGCTGGCCGTGGTCCggctgcagcagcagctggaggagTCCAAGGAGAGTGACCCCCAGGGTGCCATGGGCATCTGTGAGCAGCTGGGGGACCTGTTCTCCAAGGCGGGTGACTTCCCCAAGGCTGCTGCAGCCTACCAGAAGCAGGTGCGTgcccaggctggggcagggggcgagGGTGCCAGGCTGCGGGCCACGGGGTGTGGCACAGCGCTGGCCTCGCTGTCGTCGCCTTCCCAGCTGCGGTTGGCGGAGCTGCTCAACAGGCCGGGCCCCGAGCTGGCCGTCATCCACGTGTCCCTGGCCACCACCCTGGGGGACATGAAGGACCACCGCCAGGCCGTTCACCACTACGAACAGGAACTGAGGCTGCGGGGCGGCAACGCCCTGGAG GAGGCCAAGACCTGGTTGAACATCGCGCTGTCCCGCGAGGAGGCCGGGGACGCCTACGAGGTGCTGGCGCCGTGCTTCCGGGAGGCTTTCAGCTGCGCCCAGCGGGCTCAGCAGCCCTGGCTGCAG AGGCAGGTCTTACGGCACCTCCACACGGTGCAGCTGAGGCTGCAGCCCCAGGAGGCCCCTGACACGGAAGCCAGGCTGCAGGAGCTGAGAGTGGCTGAAGATGAGGGGGACGAGGGGgacgaggaggacgaggaggatcACGACGCCCTGGAGGCCATCGAGGTGGAGCTCTCAGAGAGTG AGGATGAAGCGGACGGGTCCCGGCAGCTGGAGGAGGACGAAGAGCTTCGGGGCTGCTGGGGCCAGCGGCGGGTGAGCAAG TGGAACCGGCGCAACGACGTGGGGGAGACCCCGCTGCACCGGGCCTGCATCGAGGGCCAGCTGGGCCGCGTCCAGGACCTCGTGAGGCAG GGCCACCCCCTGAACCCTCGGGACTACTGTGGTTGGACACCCCTGCACGAGGCCTGCAACTACGGGCACCTGG ACGTCGTCCGTTTCCTGCTGGACCACGGGGCCGCGGTGGATGACCCGGGTGGCCAGGGCTGTGAGGGCATCACGCCCTTGCACGATGCCCTCAACTGTGGCCACTTTGAGGTGGCCGAGCTGCTCGTTGAGCGAGGCGCATCGGTCACTCTCCGAACCAGCAAG GGCCACTGTCCGCTGGAGACGCTGCAGCAGTGGGTGACGCTGTACGGCAAGGACCTGGACCGCGAAACGCGAGAGAAGGCTGCTGCCATGGAGAGGCTGCTCCAGGCGGCCTCCTTGGGCCAAG CTCCCCAGAGCCTCCCAAGTAACCATCTTTTTGATCCTGAGACCTCTCCTCCCTCAAGTCCCAGTCCAGGACCCTCAGAGGCCTGTCAGGCCAGTGCCAGGGTTTCCCAGGGGCTGGCGGTGCCAGCTGTGGCCAGGCCTCGCAGGAGCAGGCACAAGCTGGCCAGCAGTAGCAGCTCGGAGGGCGAGAGCTGTGCAAGCCCACCCCGGCCAACGCAGAAGAGGCTCCGGCACTCTGGCCCGTCACCACAGGCCGCGGCCCAGATGCCCAGCCCCGCTGATGACAGGGAGGCAGCCGCAGCGCGTGCCGGCTGCGCAGCCTACCGAGCGGCCATCCGCAGAGTGGGCAGTGCCCAGAGCTGCCGCCTGGGCCCCAGCGCACTTCAAGGCCGCAGCAAGGCCCCTGGGGCCCCCCGGGCGGCGCTCATCCCTGAGGAGGACTGCTTGGCTGGGGACTGGCTGGAAGAGGACTTGCCACTGACCCACCGTCGCAGGGGcagccgcccgccccgcccccagagcAGCGGGGATGTCAGCGTACACAGTGCCTCAGGGTCAGGCAGAGACCCGAGTCCCATCAGGCCTCGGGCACAGGCCAGGCAGAGCCAGCTGCCCCATCTCGAGAGTTGGAGTGCACTGGTCAGAGCAGATGAAGCCTGCAGCTCAGCAGAGCTCCCACGGAGCCCCGACGTCCCCAGGGCCTTGCCCACTGGGGAGCACCCTGCAGCAGGCCAGCCCTCG GGTCGTGCCCTGCCGCCTCCCATCCGGGTTCGAGTTCGAGTTCAGAACAATCTCTTTCTCATCCCCGTTCCACAAGG cAGGGAGGCCCACTCCGTGGCCTGGCTGGCCGAGCAGGCTGCCCAGCGTTACTACCAGGCCTCTGGGCTGCTGCCTCGGCTCTCCCTACAGAAAGAGGGGGCCCTGCTGGCCCCACAGGACCCCATCCCcgatgtgctgcagagcaacgaggag GTGCTGGCCGAGGTGACGTCCTGGGACCTCCCTCCGCTGCTGGATCGCTACCGCCGGGCCTGCCAGAGCCCGGAGCAAG GGGAGCACCAGCAGGTGCTGCAGGCCATGGAGCGGCAGGGCTCAGGACCCGCGTTCAGCGCCTGCTCCCTGGCGCTGCGCCAGGCCCAGCTCACCCCGCTGCTGCGGGCCCTGAAGCTGCACTCGGCGCTCCGGGAGCTGCGCCTGGCGGGGAACCGGCTGGGGGACGGGTGTGTCGCTGAGCTGCTGGCCGCCCTGGACACTGTGCCCGCCCTGACCCTCCTCGACCTCTCCTCCAATCACCTGGGCCCTGAAGGCCTGCGCCAGCTTGCTGCGGGCCTCCCGGGGCAGGCCGCCTTGCAG AACCTGGAAGAGCTGGACTTAAGCATGAACCCCCTCGGGGATGGCTGTGGCCAGGCCCTGGCCTCCGTCCTGCGGGCGTGCCCCTGGCTCCGCACCCTGCGCCTCCAGGCCTGTGGCTTTGGCCCTGGCTTCTTCCTGAACCACCAGGTGGCCCTGGGCAGTGCCTTCCAAG GCGCCAAGTGCCTGGAGACCCTGTCGCTGTCCTACAACGGCCTGGGCGCCAAGGCCCTGGCCCAGGCCCTGCGGAGCCTGCCAGCCCACCGCCTCCTGCGCCTGGAGCTGAGCTCTGTAGCCGCCAGCAAGAGTGAGCCAGGCCTCACGGAGCCCGTGGTCAGCTACCTGACCAAG GAAGGCTGCGCCCTGGAGCACCTGAGCCTATCGGCAAACCACCTGGACGACGAGTCTGTGAGAGATCTGAGCAG ATGTCTGCCTGTCTGCCCCTCCCTGGTCTCGCTGGACCTGTCTGCCAACCCCAAGATCAGCTGTGCCGGCCTGGAGGAGCTCCTGTCTGCCCTCCAAGAGCGGCCCCGAGGCCTCAGCTTCCTCGGCCTGTCAG GTTGTGCTGTCCAGGGccccctgggcctgggcctctggGACAAGGTTATGGTGCAGCTGCAGGAGTTGCAGCTGTGCAGCAGACGTCTCTCCGTCGAGGACCGGGATGCCCTGCACCAGATGCTGCCCAGCCAGCTGGGCCCCAAAGCGTGCACTCTGGACCGGGGCCCCAAGCTCTTCTTCAAGCGCCTCTGA